In the Magnolia sinica isolate HGM2019 chromosome 15, MsV1, whole genome shotgun sequence genome, one interval contains:
- the LOC131227593 gene encoding exocyst complex component SEC15A — MHAKPKRRTVTENGNGGDESAIATLIGNGEDVGPIVRHAFEIGKPETLLHQLKIVGKKKEVEIEELCKLHYEEFIVAVDELRGVLVDADELKNALSGENFRLQDVGSSLLVKLEELLESSSIKENITEAIQMSKVCVQVADLCVKCNEHVSNSRFHPALKTLDLIKDYLPNIPVKALRKVIEKQIPVIKSHIEKKVSSEFNDWLVQVRSKAREIGQSAIGQAASTRQRDEEMRARQREVEEQSRLGEGNCVYTLDVEEIDEDLVLKFDLTPVYRAHHIHTCLGIEEQFRDYYYKNRLMQLNLDLQISLMQPFLESHQTFFSQIAGYFIVEDRVLRTTGNLLSTSQVETIWDTAIAKMTSVLEENFSNMDAASHLLLIKDYVTLLCATLRQCGYQVTPLLEILDSSRNKYHELLLEECRKQMLDILANDTYEQMIMRKEYEYNMNVVSFHLQTSDMMPAFPYVAPFSSSVPDTCRIVRSFIEDSVNYLSYGGQMNVYDIVKKYIDKLSIEILNEALLNSIHSSATGVSQAMQIAANITVFEQACVIFLRHAAHLCGIPVRVAERPHASLAARTALKTSREEAYHALLRLANSKVDEIMSLTENVNWIADEAPPNGNKYINELVIYLDTLMSTAQQILPLDVLHMIGTQALEHISGSYVNVLLNESIKRFSISAIIGIDSDLKRLESFADERCYSDGFSEVHKEGNLRDCLVEARQLMNLLLSNQPENFMNPVIRERHYRALDYKKVATICEKFKDAPDRLFGSLSNRNTKQNARKKSMDMLKKRLRDFN; from the coding sequence ATGCACGCAAAACCCAAGAGGAGAACTGTTACGGAGAATGGCAATGGTGGCGACGAATCGGCCATTGCCACTTTGATAGGGAATGGGGAGGATGTAGGTCCCATCGTCCGGCATGCGTTTGAAATCGGAAAGCCTGAGACCCTCTTGCACCAGCTTAAGATTGTCGGGAAGAAGAAGGAGGTCGAGATCGAGGAGCTTTGTAAGCTACATTATGAGGAGTTCATTGTTGCGGTCGATGAGCTGCGAGGCGTCTTGGTTGATGCTGATGAGCTGAAGAATGCGCTCTCAGGCGAGAATTTTCGGCTCCAAGATGTCGGGAGCTCTCTTCTCGTAAAGCTCGAAGAGCTCCTTGAATCATCTTCGATCAAAGAAAACATAACAGAAGCCATACAAATGTCGAAGGTGTGCGTTCAAGTCGCAGACCTGTGTGTGAAGTGCAATGAACATGTATCCAACAGTCGGTTTCACCCTGCATTGAAGACATTGGACCTGATCAAGGACTACTTGCCGAACATCCCTGTCAAGGCTCTTCGGAAGGTGATCGAGAAGCAAATACCAGTGATAAAATCACATATCGAAAAAAAAGTAAGTAGCGAGTTCAATGACTGGCTTGTCCAAGTTCGGAGCAAAGCCAGGGAAATCGGGCAGTCGGCGATTGGGCAAGCAGCATCCACTCGCCAAAGAGACGAGGAGATGCGGGCCCGCCAAAGGGAAGTCGAAGAACAGAGCCGGCTGGGGGAAGGGAATTGCGTGTACACCTTGGACGTTGAGGAGATCGATGAAGACTTGGTTCTCAAGTTCGACCTCACGCCCGTCTATCGAGCCCACCATATCCACACCTGTCTTGGCATTGAAGAACAGTTTCGTGATTACTACTATAAAAATCGGCTAATGCAGCTGAATTTGGACTTGCAGATCTCATTGATGCAGCCATTCCTCGAATCCCATCAGACGTTCTTCTCTCAAATTGCGGGATATTTCATAGTAGAAGATCGGGTGTTGCGGACTACGGGCAATTTGCTGTCAACAAGCCAGGTGGAGACAATATGGGATACGGCCATCGCAAAAATGACGTCGGTTTTGGAAGAGAACTTCTCAAATATGGATGCTGCGAGCCATCTTCTCTTGATAAAAGACTATGTCACTCTCCTATGTGCAACTCTTCGACAGTGCGGGTACCAAGTAACGCCATTACTTGAGATTCTTGACAGTAGTAGAAACAAGTACCATGAGCTTCTTCTTGAAGAATGTCGGAAGCAAATGCTTGATATTCTCGCAAATGATACATACGAACAAATGATAATGAGGAAAGAGTATGAATACAACATGAATGTTGTATCATTCCATCTTCAAACTTCGGATATGATGCCAGCTTTCCCGTATGTTGCACCCTTCTCTTCTTCAGTTCCCGACACATGCCGCATCGTACGGTCATTCATTGAGGATTCCGTGAACTACTTATCATATGGGGGGCAGATGAATGTTTACGACATTGTTAAGAAGTATATCGACAAGCTCtcaattgaaattttgaatgagGCTCTATTGAATTCGATCCATAGTAGCGCCACGGGCGTGTCCCAAGCGATGCAGATCGCAGCCAACATAACTGTTTTTGAGCAGGCTTGTGTCATTTTCTTGCGGCACGCAGCCCATCTGTGTGGTATCCCCGTCCGTGTCGCGGAAAGGCCTCATGCTAGTTTAGCTGCCCGCACGGCTCTGAAGACTTCACGGGAGGAGGCCTACCACGCATTATTGAGACTGGCGAACTCAAAGGTGGATGAGATAATGTCCCTCACTGAAAATGTCAATTGGATTGCCGACGAAGCCCCGCCAAATGGGAACAAGTACATAAACGAGCTGGTGATTTACCTCGACACGTTGATGTCCACAGCGCAACAAATCCTGCCATTGGATGTATTGCACATGATAGGAACTCAGGCACTAGAGCATATCTCTGGCTCCTATGTGAATGTTCTTCTCAACGAAAGCATCAAAAGGTTTAGCATTAGCGCGATCATAGGCATTGATAGTGATTTGAAACGGTTGGAATCTTTTGCAGATGAGAGGTGTTACAGTGACGGCTTTAGCGAGGTCCACAAGGAAGGCAATCTGAGAGATTGCTTGGTAGAGGCCCGCCAACTGATGAACCTTCTGTTGAGCAACCAACCTGAGAATTTCATGAATCCTGTGATAAGGGAGAGACACTACAGGGCATTGGATTATAAAAAGGTGGCCAccatttgtgagaaattcaagGATGCACCAGATAGGCTGTTTGGTAGCCTCTCGAACCGGAATACAAAGCAGAATGCTCGCAAGAAATCAATGGACATGTTGAAGAAAAGATTGAGAGATTTCAATTAA